The following proteins are co-located in the Rhodococcus opacus B4 genome:
- a CDS encoding LysR family transcriptional regulator, with protein sequence MEFRQAEHFLAVVEHGGVVRAAAALHLAQPSLSQSIRVLEREMGTPLFHRVGRGLVPTPVGAALVDPARQLLRDVATAQASVAELSGLHGGHVDLGATAGPSESPLPELIGELRLAYPTVSVRLSEFESESDVARAVRDGSVELGFGYLDTADTNTAFRLESHQLQTDELCVALRQETADALPDPLPFEYLPELPVIAVTSGALGRVTIEAALRRASRRTKLGVVTAHRQAVVPLVAAGAGMAWTTAAVVANSGESGVVPRAMEPPVLVDLAIMHRPGVLSPAARALLETALRWRDRQA encoded by the coding sequence ATGGAGTTCCGGCAGGCCGAGCACTTTCTCGCCGTCGTCGAGCACGGTGGTGTCGTCCGCGCCGCCGCCGCCCTCCACCTCGCGCAGCCGTCACTGTCACAGTCCATCCGTGTCCTCGAACGCGAAATGGGTACGCCCCTTTTCCACCGGGTCGGCCGCGGGTTGGTCCCGACACCTGTCGGCGCTGCGCTGGTAGATCCGGCTCGGCAACTCCTCAGGGATGTGGCCACCGCGCAAGCCTCCGTTGCCGAACTCTCCGGGCTTCACGGCGGACACGTGGACCTCGGCGCCACCGCGGGCCCGTCCGAATCGCCGCTTCCCGAACTGATCGGCGAACTCCGGCTCGCCTACCCCACCGTGAGCGTCCGCCTCAGCGAGTTCGAATCCGAGTCGGATGTCGCGCGCGCAGTCCGCGACGGCAGCGTCGAACTGGGTTTCGGCTATCTCGACACCGCCGACACCAACACCGCATTTCGCCTCGAGTCGCACCAATTGCAAACGGACGAACTGTGTGTCGCGCTCCGCCAGGAGACCGCCGACGCCTTGCCCGATCCCCTGCCCTTCGAGTATCTTCCCGAGCTGCCGGTCATCGCCGTCACCAGCGGTGCACTCGGTCGAGTCACCATCGAGGCCGCGTTGCGACGGGCTTCACGGCGCACGAAACTGGGCGTGGTCACGGCACACCGGCAGGCGGTGGTTCCGCTGGTCGCCGCCGGTGCCGGCATGGCCTGGACCACCGCCGCCGTCGTCGCCAACTCCGGGGAGTCCGGTGTGGTCCCCCGCGCAATGGAGCCACCGGTGCTCGTCGACCTGGCGATCATGCATCGCCCGGGCGTGCTGTCGCCGGCTGCACGCGCACTCCTCGAGACGGCTTTACGGTGGCGTGACCGGCAGGCCTGA
- a CDS encoding CaiB/BaiF CoA transferase family protein yields MGPLDGVNVLDLGGVLSVPYAATMLAELGADVIKVESRDGDQLRGNAPMHRGMSAMYYNANRGKRGIVLDLKSDEGSRAVHALIAKADVVMENWRPGVAERLGLGLGDLRARHPALITASVRGFGATGPYAGQRVYDPIIQGVSSMAATQDEDTPQLVTNVLPDKLTSMSLTQGILAALVQRGRTGRGDHVEVTMLDTAISFLWPDMMQADTFVDAPPTGKVDRNTRVAQILRAGDGKWLICTATTNAQWRQLCRTIERPEWIEEFPELADRRAARNSINDQLTAMFQGATRDQVLTLFSGADIPCGPLNTVEEMLTDPQVRANEVIREVERPGLGIVREPAPHVRVGTEPWQPTRLGAPRLGEHTEEVLTELGLNPS; encoded by the coding sequence ATGGGCCCGCTCGACGGAGTCAACGTACTCGATCTCGGCGGCGTGCTGTCCGTCCCCTACGCGGCAACCATGCTCGCCGAACTCGGAGCCGACGTGATCAAGGTCGAGAGCCGCGACGGCGACCAGCTTCGTGGCAATGCTCCGATGCACCGTGGGATGTCGGCGATGTACTACAACGCCAATCGCGGCAAACGCGGAATCGTGCTCGACCTGAAGTCGGACGAGGGAAGCCGGGCCGTTCATGCACTGATCGCGAAGGCCGATGTGGTGATGGAGAATTGGCGCCCGGGTGTCGCCGAACGGCTGGGGCTCGGACTCGGCGACCTCCGCGCCCGACATCCGGCGCTGATCACGGCGTCGGTGCGCGGTTTCGGGGCGACGGGTCCCTATGCCGGACAACGTGTGTACGACCCGATCATTCAGGGTGTGTCGTCGATGGCCGCCACCCAGGACGAAGACACTCCCCAATTGGTGACGAATGTTCTCCCCGACAAGCTGACGTCGATGTCGCTGACCCAGGGCATCCTCGCGGCCCTCGTCCAGCGCGGCCGCACCGGCCGGGGCGACCACGTCGAGGTCACCATGCTGGACACCGCAATCTCCTTTCTCTGGCCGGACATGATGCAGGCCGACACATTCGTCGACGCGCCCCCTACGGGAAAGGTCGACCGAAACACTCGGGTGGCGCAGATTCTGCGCGCCGGCGACGGCAAGTGGCTGATCTGCACGGCCACCACCAATGCGCAGTGGCGGCAGCTCTGCCGGACGATCGAGCGGCCGGAGTGGATCGAGGAGTTCCCCGAACTGGCCGATCGCCGCGCCGCACGCAACTCGATCAACGACCAGCTGACCGCGATGTTCCAGGGCGCGACCCGCGACCAGGTGCTGACACTGTTTTCCGGCGCCGACATTCCCTGCGGGCCGCTCAACACCGTCGAGGAGATGCTCACCGACCCGCAGGTGCGGGCGAACGAGGTCATCCGCGAGGTCGAGCGACCGGGACTGGGCATCGTGCGTGAACCCGCGCCGCACGTCCGCGTCGGTACGGAGCCCTGGCAACCGACTCGTCTCGGCGCACCCCGTCTCGGCGAGCACACCGAGGAAGTGCTCACCGAACTCGGGCTGAACCCCTCGTGA
- a CDS encoding LysR family transcriptional regulator, whose amino-acid sequence MDSRQLRYFLAVVEHGSVTRAAEVLFVAQPALSQSLRGLESELGVELFRRVPRGMELTDAGVALLGPARQVMQSSQHADEVVRGIATLEQGWLDVASPPGLAVEPLVSLVAHFRARYPGVWVNLLDPGPNADVESLLRNARCEVGVDYLPADDDKLSTHGLGRRRLLLGLPAKSSHAQSVPFPIDGLADLPLVAGPRGTAVRDEVERVCAERGFAPRVAVEVEHEHNVYLLVAAGAGAAFLTESEARRSESRGVRVVRTEPELGHDFGLVFRSGPLSPAARAFVELAAAGNEG is encoded by the coding sequence GTGGACTCACGTCAGCTTCGGTATTTTCTCGCAGTGGTCGAGCACGGCAGCGTCACCAGGGCCGCCGAGGTACTCTTCGTCGCCCAGCCGGCCTTGTCGCAGTCGCTGCGGGGTCTGGAGAGCGAGCTGGGTGTCGAACTGTTCCGGCGCGTCCCGCGCGGAATGGAGTTGACCGACGCCGGTGTGGCGCTTCTGGGTCCGGCCCGGCAGGTGATGCAATCGTCGCAGCACGCGGATGAGGTCGTGCGGGGAATCGCCACGTTGGAACAGGGCTGGCTCGACGTGGCGAGCCCGCCGGGCCTCGCGGTCGAACCGCTCGTCTCACTCGTCGCGCACTTTCGGGCGCGCTATCCGGGGGTGTGGGTGAACCTGCTCGATCCGGGACCGAACGCCGACGTCGAGAGCCTCCTGCGGAACGCCCGATGCGAGGTGGGTGTCGACTACCTCCCCGCCGACGACGACAAGCTGTCGACGCACGGGCTCGGCCGACGCCGGCTCCTGTTGGGTCTGCCTGCAAAATCGTCCCACGCCCAGTCGGTGCCCTTCCCGATCGACGGTCTCGCCGATCTGCCGTTGGTGGCAGGACCGAGGGGCACCGCTGTCCGTGACGAGGTCGAACGCGTCTGTGCCGAACGCGGATTTGCCCCGCGGGTAGCAGTGGAGGTCGAGCACGAGCACAACGTGTATCTTCTGGTTGCCGCCGGTGCCGGTGCCGCGTTCCTCACGGAGTCCGAAGCCCGGCGCTCCGAGAGTCGCGGGGTTCGGGTGGTGCGGACCGAGCCGGAGCTGGGCCACGACTTCGGTCTCGTCTTCCGGTCGGGTCCGCTGTCACCGGCCGCCCGTGCTTTCGTCGAGCTCGCGGCCGCAGGCAACGAAGGGTGA